A genome region from Hymenobacter tibetensis includes the following:
- a CDS encoding APC family permease produces MKAPEKPPVVAPVTLVRAFGVISGTLLVAGIVIGSGVFKKIVPLAQSGLSAQWILAAWVVAGLVTICGALNLSGMASLTEESGGVYEYLRLSFGNFASFLFGWTDFAIIGSASVAALAFIFAQSVNALLPLPNPAETWAHLSIGQLIYPFADSGIKILAIGTAATLTWVNYRGVSDSGRLSNVFTAAKIAGILLLILAGLFLASPDSSSTPAAAVPVREVSLASAFFGALLSVFWAYDGWVDLSFVTGEIKNPRRNVPRAIIGGVSIAIVLYVLINYVYLRTLPLAQLAAVGPNEIGAAVVAESLLGKWGKTGVTVLILVSVFGTLNSVLLSHTRVHFRMAQEGYFFPSAAAVHPRYRTPYRALFFTLTWSTLLIISGTFERLTDLVIFATFLFYGLLAVAVVKMKRQGRIPGPVPGYPFVQILLILFALTFTGHTLITQPIQSLLGLGLILTGLPFFVYFRRQQQARTSRTSTTKANP; encoded by the coding sequence ATGAAAGCTCCAGAAAAGCCACCCGTAGTTGCTCCCGTTACCCTGGTCCGAGCCTTTGGTGTAATTAGCGGGACATTGCTGGTGGCAGGCATTGTGATTGGGTCCGGCGTGTTCAAGAAAATCGTGCCGCTGGCCCAGAGTGGACTAAGCGCGCAGTGGATACTGGCTGCCTGGGTGGTGGCGGGCTTGGTCACCATCTGCGGTGCCCTGAACCTGTCGGGTATGGCTTCGCTCACTGAAGAATCGGGCGGCGTCTATGAGTATCTGCGCCTGTCGTTTGGCAATTTTGCTTCCTTCCTGTTCGGCTGGACGGATTTTGCCATCATCGGCTCTGCTTCGGTGGCGGCGCTGGCTTTCATTTTCGCTCAGTCTGTTAATGCGCTGCTACCCTTACCCAACCCGGCTGAGACCTGGGCGCACCTCTCTATTGGCCAGTTGATTTACCCCTTCGCCGACTCTGGTATTAAGATCTTAGCCATCGGCACCGCCGCCACACTCACTTGGGTGAATTACCGTGGGGTAAGTGATAGTGGGCGGCTCAGCAACGTATTCACAGCGGCCAAAATCGCGGGCATTCTTCTGCTCATCCTCGCGGGCTTGTTTCTGGCTTCGCCGGATTCTAGCAGTACTCCAGCGGCGGCGGTGCCCGTGCGGGAAGTGTCGCTGGCCAGTGCTTTTTTTGGCGCTCTACTCAGTGTGTTCTGGGCTTATGATGGCTGGGTGGACCTTTCCTTTGTCACCGGTGAAATTAAAAACCCGCGGCGCAATGTACCGCGGGCCATTATTGGTGGGGTGAGCATCGCCATTGTGCTGTATGTGCTCATCAACTACGTGTATCTGCGCACCTTACCTCTGGCCCAGCTGGCGGCAGTAGGCCCGAACGAAATTGGGGCGGCCGTGGTGGCTGAATCCTTGCTGGGCAAGTGGGGCAAAACGGGCGTGACGGTCTTAATACTAGTGAGCGTATTCGGCACGCTCAATTCGGTACTGCTCTCGCATACCCGCGTGCATTTCCGCATGGCTCAAGAAGGGTATTTCTTCCCATCGGCCGCGGCAGTACACCCTCGCTACCGCACGCCCTACCGCGCTTTATTTTTCACCCTGACGTGGAGTACACTACTGATTATCTCCGGCACCTTTGAGCGCCTAACGGACTTAGTCATTTTTGCCACCTTCCTGTTTTATGGCTTGCTGGCTGTGGCCGTCGTGAAAATGAAACGACAAGGCCGCATCCCAGGGCCAGTACCCGGCTACCCGTTCGTGCAGATCCTTCTGATCCTGTTTGCCCTCACCTTCACCGGCCATACGCTAATCACGCAGCCCATCCAGTCACTTCTGGGCTTAGGCCTGATTCTGACCGGCCTCCCCTTCTTCGTGTATTTCCGCCGGCAGCAGCAAGCCCGCACATCACGAACGAGCACAACCAAGGCGAACCCCTAA
- a CDS encoding peptidoglycan D,D-transpeptidase FtsI family protein — protein MSLLTVFLVLAAYLSPQQQTDSLIQAPDTSIVYTKRRIVLPEVPQRGRILDRHDSVLVATRPQYLLKLPRRPPLDTLALSQLLGWGPTTMRKRIADALPYEDAPAGYPVQLRLTAAEATRVRRKSREWPNLTLTEGRQRSYTTSVGAHVLGYMGAEAEAFYNQAKRYRRGRFYQLRNGGVEGYYNGILNGRRGTLHPLVDELGQTQGNWAPDTAFQQGQDLHLTLDVKLQAYAEQLLGRRKGYLVALDPRTGEILAYVSAPIYKPATITAPDLAGVRAKLLQQEGMPLINRPAMRANPPGSVFKLVNAAVALQLGSISPTTGFRCDQKLVSCVHRHPVPSNLTAGLKYSCNPYFYQVMGRIINYVPDSLVQDTVAARHANLAQWRRYVRSFGLDSVLGVDIPREAPGFLPTPEYYDKARGTTRWRYRSIYSLSIGQGEINLTGLQMANMAAIIANRGWYYPPHLVSNIGEGGPLPRFTEKRFTLVDSIHFAALMPGMVAVMQRGGTADASSLEDVGITVAGKTGTVENDEGDDHAAFVGFAPADNPQIAVAVYIENGGFGADAAAPCAALVIEKYLRGSIAPKRKRWEARIQSRARHGY, from the coding sequence ATGAGTCTACTCACAGTGTTTTTGGTGCTGGCCGCCTACCTATCACCTCAGCAGCAAACTGACTCACTGATTCAGGCTCCCGATACGAGCATAGTGTACACCAAGCGGCGCATTGTGCTACCCGAGGTACCGCAGCGCGGCCGCATTCTCGACCGCCACGACTCGGTATTAGTAGCTACCCGTCCGCAATACCTGCTGAAGCTGCCGCGCCGCCCGCCCCTCGACACCTTAGCGCTGAGCCAGCTGCTCGGCTGGGGGCCAACGACCATGCGCAAGCGCATTGCCGATGCCCTGCCCTACGAAGATGCCCCGGCTGGCTATCCGGTCCAGCTGCGGCTTACGGCTGCCGAAGCGACGCGGGTCAGGCGCAAAAGCCGCGAATGGCCCAACCTTACGCTGACGGAAGGCCGCCAGCGCAGCTACACCACCAGCGTGGGTGCCCACGTACTGGGCTACATGGGCGCCGAGGCCGAGGCGTTCTACAATCAGGCCAAGCGCTACCGCCGCGGCCGTTTCTACCAGTTGCGCAACGGGGGCGTGGAGGGGTACTACAACGGCATCCTCAACGGGCGCCGGGGTACCCTGCATCCTTTGGTGGATGAACTAGGCCAGACGCAGGGCAATTGGGCACCTGACACCGCCTTTCAGCAAGGCCAGGATCTGCACCTCACCCTTGATGTGAAACTACAGGCCTACGCTGAGCAACTGCTAGGCCGCCGCAAAGGCTACCTAGTAGCGTTGGATCCGCGGACTGGCGAGATACTGGCCTACGTGTCGGCGCCCATCTACAAGCCCGCCACCATTACGGCGCCTGATCTGGCTGGGGTGCGCGCCAAGCTACTGCAACAGGAAGGCATGCCACTCATCAACCGGCCGGCCATGCGCGCCAACCCGCCCGGCTCGGTATTCAAGCTAGTAAACGCCGCCGTGGCCTTACAACTAGGTTCTATCAGCCCCACTACCGGTTTCCGCTGCGACCAGAAGCTGGTGAGCTGCGTGCATCGCCACCCGGTACCCAGCAATCTAACTGCCGGGCTGAAGTATAGCTGCAACCCCTACTTCTATCAGGTGATGGGAAGAATCATCAACTATGTACCCGATAGTCTGGTGCAGGATACCGTAGCAGCCCGCCATGCCAACCTAGCCCAATGGCGGCGCTACGTCCGCTCGTTTGGGCTGGATTCGGTGCTGGGCGTGGACATACCGCGGGAGGCCCCTGGCTTTTTGCCCACCCCTGAATACTACGACAAGGCCCGGGGCACCACCCGCTGGCGGTACCGCTCGATTTATTCGCTCAGCATTGGGCAGGGCGAAATCAACCTGACGGGCCTGCAAATGGCCAACATGGCCGCCATCATTGCCAACCGCGGCTGGTACTACCCGCCCCATTTGGTAAGTAATATTGGGGAAGGCGGCCCCTTGCCGCGCTTCACCGAGAAGCGCTTTACCCTTGTTGATAGTATCCACTTTGCGGCTTTGATGCCGGGCATGGTGGCCGTCATGCAGCGCGGCGGTACGGCTGATGCCTCCAGTTTGGAAGATGTAGGCATCACAGTAGCCGGCAAAACGGGTACTGTAGAAAACGACGAGGGCGACGACCACGCCGCCTTCGTCGGCTTCGCCCCCGCCGACAACCCCCAGATTGCTGTGGCGGTGTATATCGAGAATGGGGGGTTTGGGGCAGACGCCGCCGCGCCGTGCGCTGCTTTGGTGATAGAAAAATACCTGCGCGGCAGCATCGCGCCGAAGCGCAAACGCTGGGAAGCGCGCATTCAAAGTCGGGCCCGACACGGGTATTGA
- a CDS encoding tetratricopeptide repeat protein: MKFCRPLLAVLLFSACSSPAPLTLTAPTTKETALVRLTEQLTILGPVLKQTLERSPIRFFVDKPKASKLDPLEEATQALRKSPDALNELAEITPFDPMAMSSQADREFQLAQLKSLLQAHPDLDFGWVWLASSQKDYVQAAASLSKAIALNDQVGFYFRRRALMYVLLHKYPEAVRDSQKAVELYHDRTKVYHELANTYLIMQDDQHYAETSDLYLAELQKSLSIIEKTSNLNGFQQESIRRLREEIGYGYLAKAMHFIERRNKPAIGCIDLAKATMYGVEEAPDLQQKYCR; this comes from the coding sequence ATGAAATTTTGCCGCCCACTACTTGCGGTTCTATTGTTCTCAGCGTGTTCTTCACCTGCTCCTTTGACTTTGACCGCACCAACTACCAAGGAAACCGCTTTAGTAAGGCTAACTGAGCAATTGACTATACTAGGACCCGTTCTAAAGCAAACCTTAGAAAGGTCGCCAATCCGTTTTTTTGTTGATAAACCTAAAGCAAGCAAACTGGATCCTCTAGAAGAAGCAACTCAAGCTCTACGCAAATCGCCTGACGCGCTAAATGAGCTAGCTGAAATAACTCCTTTCGATCCAATGGCCATGAGCTCACAAGCGGATAGGGAATTTCAACTAGCACAGCTGAAATCGTTGCTGCAAGCTCATCCAGATTTAGATTTTGGGTGGGTATGGTTAGCCAGTTCACAAAAGGATTATGTACAAGCTGCTGCCTCATTGTCCAAAGCCATTGCGCTAAATGACCAAGTTGGCTTCTACTTCAGACGACGCGCACTTATGTATGTGCTTCTACATAAGTATCCAGAAGCCGTGCGTGATAGTCAAAAGGCAGTGGAGCTGTATCACGACCGTACGAAGGTTTATCACGAGCTAGCAAATACTTATTTGATAATGCAGGATGACCAACATTATGCAGAAACTAGCGACTTGTACTTAGCTGAGTTGCAGAAATCACTGTCGATAATAGAGAAAACCAGTAACCTTAATGGGTTCCAACAGGAAAGCATACGCAGGCTACGTGAAGAAATAGGCTATGGCTACTTAGCTAAAGCAATGCATTTTATTGAAAGGCGAAACAAGCCAGCTATTGGTTGTATTGACTTGGCTAAAGCTACTATGTATGGTGTTGAAGAAGCACCAGACTTGCAACAGAAGTATTGTCGATAA
- a CDS encoding methylmalonyl-CoA mutase family protein, producing the protein MSVAPVAPYKPLNHVRIVTAAALFDGHDAAINIMRRIIQSSGAEVIHLGHNRSVQEIVDCAIQEDAQAIAITSYQGGHNEYFKYMYDLLQERGAGHVKIFGGGGGVILPSEIEELQQHGITRIYSPDDGRAMGLQGMINDLLERSDFPTGQNLNGEAGHVKEKDARSIGRLISAAENFPQEFERVKGQLISEFQKSEGEADQRIDSTPTESKKAPILGITGTGGAGKSSLVDELVRRFLLDFPEKTIAIISVDPSKRKTGGALLGDRIRMNAINSPRVYMRSLATRQSNLALSKYVQDAVDVVRAADFDLIILETSGIGQSDTEIIEHSDASLYVMTPEYGAATQLEKIDMLDFADVIALNKFDKRGALDALRDVRKQYQRNHGLWDKPLDDMPVFGTIASQFNDPGMNRLYRALLATVEQKTGVPFASQLATTKEDSEKIYIIPPHRTRYLSEITETIHQYDQWVDKQSAVAQQLFGLREAIGAVESLGANATSGGSGAGDGSHGVAPAALVAGLESTFEEVKLRLDGQNWKLLETWPQKVAAYKAPEFVFKVRDKEIRIQTHTTSLSNQQIPKVSLPRYTAWGDLLRWQLQENVPGEFPYTAGVFPFKREGEDPTRMFAGEGGPERTNRRFHYVSAGLPAKRLSTAFDSVTLYGEDPDHRPDIYGKIGNAGVSIACLDDAKKLYSGFNLANPSTSVSMTINGPAAQLAAFFMNAAIDQQCELYIKEQGLESEVDAKINQLYQEKGLVRPSYQGELPAGNDGLGLMLLGVTGDQVLPADVYATIKARTLSQVRGTVQADILKEDQAQNTCIFSTEFALRLMGDVQEYFIKEKVRNFYSVSISGYHIAEAGANPLTQLALTLSNGFTFVEYYVSRGMDVNDFAPNLSFFFSNGIDPEYAVIGRVARRIWAKAMKLKYGANARSQMLKYHIQTSGRSLHAQEIDFNDIRTTLQALYAIYDNCNSLHTNAYDEAITTPTEESVRRAMAIQLIINRELGLAKNENPLQGSFIIEELTDLVEEAVLMEFDRITERGGVLGAMETMYQRGKIQEESMHYEMLKHTGEYPIIGVNTFLSSKGSPTVIPAEVIRATEEEKQYQIAMLQNLHARNEGTAEQRLKQLQQVAIANGNLFEELMETVKFCSLGQITNALFEVGGQYRRNM; encoded by the coding sequence ATGTCAGTAGCTCCCGTAGCTCCGTATAAGCCTTTAAACCACGTTCGTATCGTGACAGCGGCGGCCCTCTTTGATGGGCACGATGCCGCCATCAACATCATGCGCCGCATCATTCAAAGCAGCGGCGCCGAAGTTATTCACCTGGGCCACAACCGCTCGGTGCAGGAAATCGTGGATTGCGCCATTCAGGAAGATGCGCAGGCCATTGCCATTACTTCGTACCAAGGCGGCCACAACGAGTACTTCAAGTATATGTACGACCTGCTGCAAGAGCGCGGTGCGGGTCACGTTAAGATCTTCGGTGGCGGCGGCGGCGTGATTCTGCCTTCCGAAATCGAGGAGTTGCAGCAGCACGGCATCACCCGCATCTACTCCCCCGATGATGGCCGGGCCATGGGCTTGCAGGGCATGATCAACGATTTGCTGGAACGCTCCGACTTCCCGACCGGCCAAAACCTGAACGGCGAAGCCGGCCACGTAAAAGAGAAAGACGCTCGCAGCATTGGCCGCCTGATTTCGGCCGCCGAGAACTTCCCGCAGGAGTTCGAGCGGGTGAAAGGCCAACTGATTTCCGAGTTCCAGAAGTCCGAAGGCGAGGCCGATCAGCGCATCGATTCCACTCCTACCGAGAGCAAAAAAGCACCTATCCTGGGCATTACGGGCACGGGCGGCGCAGGCAAATCGTCGTTGGTGGATGAGCTGGTGCGGCGCTTCCTGCTGGACTTCCCCGAAAAAACCATTGCCATTATATCCGTTGACCCGAGCAAGCGTAAAACCGGCGGTGCTCTGCTCGGCGACCGTATCCGGATGAACGCCATCAACTCGCCGCGAGTGTACATGCGCAGCCTCGCCACGCGCCAAAGCAACTTGGCGCTCAGCAAATACGTGCAGGACGCCGTGGACGTGGTACGCGCCGCCGATTTCGACCTGATTATCCTGGAAACGTCCGGCATCGGCCAGTCCGACACCGAAATCATCGAGCACTCCGATGCTAGCCTCTATGTGATGACGCCCGAGTATGGCGCAGCCACGCAGCTAGAGAAAATCGACATGCTCGATTTCGCCGACGTTATTGCCCTCAACAAGTTCGACAAGCGCGGGGCGCTGGACGCGCTACGGGATGTGCGCAAGCAGTACCAGCGCAACCACGGCCTCTGGGACAAGCCGCTGGACGATATGCCCGTTTTCGGCACCATTGCCTCGCAGTTCAACGACCCCGGCATGAACCGGCTGTACCGGGCGCTGCTGGCTACCGTAGAGCAGAAAACCGGCGTGCCGTTCGCCTCGCAGCTCGCAACCACGAAGGAGGACTCCGAGAAGATCTACATCATTCCGCCGCACCGCACGCGTTACCTTTCCGAAATCACCGAAACCATCCATCAATATGACCAGTGGGTTGATAAACAATCGGCAGTGGCCCAGCAGCTCTTTGGACTCCGAGAAGCCATCGGAGCCGTTGAAAGCCTCGGAGCAAACGCCACCAGTGGAGGATCTGGCGCTGGGGACGGCAGCCACGGAGTCGCACCAGCAGCACTCGTGGCCGGCCTGGAGAGCACCTTCGAAGAGGTCAAGCTTCGGCTGGACGGACAGAACTGGAAACTTCTGGAGACCTGGCCGCAAAAAGTAGCCGCCTACAAAGCGCCGGAGTTTGTGTTCAAGGTGCGCGACAAGGAAATCCGCATCCAGACGCACACCACCAGCCTCAGCAACCAGCAGATTCCGAAGGTGAGCCTCCCCCGCTATACCGCGTGGGGCGACTTGCTGCGCTGGCAGTTGCAGGAAAACGTACCCGGCGAATTCCCTTATACCGCGGGCGTGTTCCCGTTCAAGCGCGAAGGTGAAGACCCGACCCGCATGTTTGCCGGTGAAGGTGGCCCCGAGCGCACCAACCGCCGCTTTCACTACGTATCAGCGGGCTTGCCGGCCAAGCGCCTGAGCACGGCCTTCGACTCGGTGACGCTCTACGGCGAAGATCCCGACCACCGGCCCGACATTTACGGCAAAATCGGTAACGCCGGCGTGAGCATCGCCTGCCTCGACGATGCCAAGAAGCTGTATTCCGGCTTCAACCTTGCCAACCCGAGCACATCGGTGTCGATGACCATCAACGGCCCTGCTGCGCAACTGGCCGCCTTCTTCATGAACGCCGCCATCGACCAGCAGTGTGAGCTTTATATTAAGGAGCAAGGGCTGGAATCGGAAGTTGACGCCAAGATCAACCAGCTGTACCAGGAAAAGGGCTTGGTGCGCCCAAGCTACCAGGGCGAGCTGCCCGCTGGCAACGACGGCCTCGGCTTAATGCTGCTCGGCGTGACGGGTGACCAGGTGCTGCCCGCCGACGTGTACGCCACCATCAAGGCGCGCACACTCAGCCAGGTGCGCGGCACCGTGCAGGCCGACATCCTGAAGGAAGACCAGGCACAGAACACCTGCATTTTCAGCACCGAGTTTGCCTTGCGCCTGATGGGTGACGTGCAGGAATACTTCATCAAGGAGAAGGTTCGCAACTTCTACTCGGTTTCGATTTCCGGCTACCACATTGCCGAGGCCGGCGCCAATCCGCTCACGCAGTTGGCCCTCACGCTCAGCAACGGCTTCACGTTTGTGGAGTACTACGTGAGCCGGGGTATGGACGTGAACGACTTCGCGCCCAACCTGTCGTTCTTCTTCTCCAACGGCATCGACCCGGAGTACGCGGTAATTGGCCGCGTGGCGCGCCGCATCTGGGCCAAGGCCATGAAGCTGAAGTACGGTGCGAACGCTCGCTCGCAGATGTTGAAGTACCACATCCAGACCAGCGGCCGGAGCCTACACGCGCAGGAAATCGACTTCAACGATATCCGCACCACGTTGCAGGCCCTCTACGCCATCTACGACAACTGCAACTCCCTGCACACCAACGCCTACGACGAGGCCATCACCACGCCCACCGAGGAATCGGTGCGCCGGGCCATGGCCATCCAGCTCATCATCAATCGAGAGCTAGGCTTGGCCAAAAACGAAAACCCGCTGCAAGGCTCCTTCATCATAGAGGAGCTAACCGACTTGGTGGAAGAAGCCGTGCTGATGGAATTTGACCGCATTACGGAGCGTGGCGGCGTGCTCGGGGCCATGGAAACCATGTACCAGCGCGGCAAGATTCAGGAGGAAAGCATGCACTACGAGATGCTGAAACACACCGGCGAGTACCCCATCATCGGCGTGAACACTTTCCTCTCCTCGAAAGGCTCGCCCACGGTCATCCCGGCCGAGGTAATCCGCGCCACGGAAGAGGAAAAGCAGTATCAAATAGCTATGCTCCAGAACCTGCACGCCCGCAACGAAGGCACCGCCGAGCAGCGCCTGAAGCAGCTACAACAAGTAGCCATTGCCAACGGCAACCTCTTCGAGGAACTCATGGAAACCGTGAAGTTCTGCTCCCTCGGCCAGATTACGAATGCGCTGTTTGAAGTCGGCGGACAGTACCGCCGGAATATGTAA
- a CDS encoding carboxypeptidase-like regulatory domain-containing protein: MLFKHSLLVLCCLVSFTLRAQTSSLEGQILNTKTGEPVPFATLGVPGRGLGTVADEQGRYLLRLPYSLRDTLIVSCVGFSSAVVLPSALATGQRVFRLAPQEQILREIKVEHRRLHPALLGYTKEKGDIFWIGGSSGKRTVENEWGWEFGTVLKPVRRTYLEEFHIFLSANNYERLRFRLNLYALEQGRPGRALLSQDIQLLCTKEQRGWLTVDLRPYELELEAQPVVATIQWLQSEKADPEDKYFSIPVTRQSRQVMVERENSQAAWTTHDMQPSLYFTVMTE, translated from the coding sequence ATGCTTTTCAAACATTCTTTGCTTGTCTTATGCTGCTTGGTGAGCTTCACGCTTCGAGCCCAAACCAGTAGTCTTGAAGGCCAAATACTTAACACCAAAACCGGGGAGCCAGTCCCTTTCGCGACGTTAGGCGTGCCCGGCCGTGGCCTAGGCACGGTGGCCGACGAGCAAGGCCGTTATCTGCTGCGCCTTCCCTATAGCCTGCGAGACACGCTTATCGTTTCCTGCGTGGGTTTTTCGTCTGCCGTGGTGCTACCCAGTGCTTTAGCTACCGGCCAGCGCGTATTCCGGCTAGCCCCTCAAGAGCAGATTCTGCGTGAAATAAAGGTGGAGCATCGCCGCCTCCACCCGGCCTTGCTAGGTTACACTAAAGAAAAAGGCGACATTTTCTGGATAGGAGGCTCCAGCGGCAAAAGAACCGTTGAAAACGAGTGGGGCTGGGAATTTGGCACCGTACTAAAGCCCGTCCGCCGCACCTATCTAGAGGAGTTCCACATCTTTTTATCGGCCAACAACTACGAGCGACTCCGCTTCCGGCTCAACCTCTACGCCCTGGAACAGGGCCGCCCAGGCCGAGCACTACTCTCACAAGACATTCAACTGCTGTGCACCAAAGAGCAACGGGGCTGGCTCACGGTGGACCTGCGCCCGTACGAGCTTGAACTGGAGGCGCAACCAGTGGTAGCTACCATTCAGTGGCTGCAAAGCGAAAAGGCTGACCCGGAAGACAAGTACTTCTCTATTCCCGTCACGCGTCAGTCGCGGCAAGTCATGGTGGAGCGCGAGAACAGCCAAGCCGCCTGGACCACTCATGACATGCAGCCGAGCCTGTATTTCACGGTCATGACGGAGTAG
- the fdhA gene encoding formaldehyde dehydrogenase, glutathione-independent produces MASNRGVVYIGPGKVEVQSIDFPELKNPKGKKITHGVILKVVSTNICGSDQHMVRGRTTAPAGLVLGHEITGEVVEAGTDVEFLKPGDLVSVPFNVACGRCRTCKEMKTGICLTVNEGRAGGAYGYVDMGGWVGGQAEYVMVPYADFNLLKFPNKDQAMEKIRDLTMLSDIFPTGFHGAVKAGVGPGTTVYVAGAGPVGLAAAASAQLLGAAVVIVGDMNKARLAHARSFGCETVDLTLDATLTEQITQILGVPEIDCAVDCVGFEASGHGTDSKKEVPAAVLNSLMEITRAGGSIGIPGLYVTEDPGAEDKAAQKGSLSIRFGLGWAKSHSFHTGQTPVMSYNRQLMQAILYDKVQIAKAVNVEVISLDQAPEGYAEFDSGVAKKFVINPHNLIPA; encoded by the coding sequence CCGGAACTCAAAAATCCTAAAGGCAAGAAAATCACCCACGGGGTGATCCTGAAAGTAGTTTCCACTAACATTTGCGGTTCCGACCAGCATATGGTGCGGGGCCGGACTACGGCACCAGCCGGGTTAGTGCTAGGCCACGAAATCACGGGCGAAGTGGTGGAAGCTGGTACTGATGTCGAGTTTCTGAAGCCGGGCGATTTGGTATCGGTGCCGTTCAACGTGGCCTGCGGTCGGTGCCGCACCTGCAAAGAAATGAAAACCGGTATTTGCCTGACCGTGAACGAAGGCCGCGCGGGCGGTGCCTATGGCTATGTCGACATGGGGGGCTGGGTTGGTGGGCAGGCGGAGTACGTGATGGTGCCCTACGCCGACTTCAACCTACTCAAGTTTCCGAACAAGGACCAGGCAATGGAGAAAATCCGGGACCTGACCATGCTCAGCGACATTTTCCCGACGGGCTTCCACGGTGCCGTGAAGGCGGGCGTAGGCCCTGGTACCACCGTTTATGTTGCCGGAGCAGGGCCAGTAGGCTTGGCGGCAGCGGCTTCCGCACAGTTGCTCGGAGCAGCGGTTGTTATTGTTGGCGATATGAACAAGGCTCGCCTGGCACATGCTCGCTCCTTCGGTTGCGAAACCGTTGACTTAACCCTCGACGCTACGCTTACCGAGCAAATCACCCAGATTCTGGGCGTACCGGAGATTGACTGCGCCGTCGACTGCGTAGGCTTCGAGGCCAGCGGCCACGGTACCGACTCGAAGAAAGAGGTGCCTGCCGCCGTGCTCAATTCGCTGATGGAAATCACCCGCGCAGGTGGCTCCATTGGTATTCCGGGCCTCTACGTAACCGAAGACCCCGGTGCTGAAGACAAAGCCGCCCAGAAAGGCAGCCTGTCGATTCGTTTCGGGTTGGGCTGGGCCAAGAGCCACTCCTTCCATACCGGCCAGACGCCTGTGATGAGCTACAATCGCCAACTCATGCAAGCCATCCTGTACGATAAAGTACAGATTGCAAAAGCCGTGAATGTGGAGGTTATCAGCCTCGATCAAGCGCCCGAAGGCTACGCAGAGTTTGATAGCGGCGTAGCGAAGAAATTCGTTATCAATCCGCACAATTTGATACCGGCGTAG